In Zingiber officinale cultivar Zhangliang chromosome 3A, Zo_v1.1, whole genome shotgun sequence, the DNA window TGAAGATTGACACATGAGTGTAAGAGACTATCATCATTAATATACTTCAATCTctccaaactaaataaaaatccaaatgtttcttcatatttttgaaattgttCAAACCGAGTTTGAAGTGAAGAAAGAGCTTGATCAATTATAAATAGGAAGTAATTAACTCGAAAAGATTCTTTAGGAGACTGGGTTACCTCTTCACTATTGATCTCATCAAATTGTCTCTTTCTTCGGATGATGCGTTTTTCTCGAAAAATAGGTTCAATTCCCATTTCACTTGCAATATGTTCAGCTTCAATTAATGCTTGATCAAATCCAGATTCTCTAAACTCTTGGAGAGAAGAAATAAGTCCTTTTAATTGTCTAATAGCAATATCAATATCCATATTTTCTGCTTGGAGAAACTTACTAACAATGTTAATCTCATATAACAACTTATACCAAATTACCATTCCAAACACGAACTCAAAATTCTCAAGTTCAAATGATGCCAAACCCTCAGCTTCACTCTTTATTTTTGAGTCATCAGAAATGTTTGCCAAATCAATTAAAGCATCTCGTATTTTTGAAGTTTGATCTTTTATGGGCTTCACGCTGTCAACATGGCTTTCCCATCGTGTCTGTGATAGTGGCTTGACTGTAAGACCTTGCACATGATCTTTGAAGATTTGCCACCGcttggtagaagaagaaaataatgaatATATGCGTTGTATTACACTGAAAAAGGACATTGCTTTAGGAcaacatttcaccatatcacataATGTGAGATTAAGACTGTGACATCCACATGGAGTGTAGAAAGCTCTAGGATTAATTTCAAGTAATCTACTCTGTACACCCttatgttttcctttcatattagatCCATTGTCATATCCTTGACCTCTTATATTATCAATATCAAGTTCGAGattgttcaaaatatttttaagctcTGTAAAAAGCCCAAGTCCTGAAGTTTCATTAACTTTCAAAAATCCAATCCAAAATTCTTCAACCACTATTGCATTTTCTGAATCATCCACACATCTAATTACAAGGGACATCTGCTCCTCGTGACTTGCATCTGGAGTGCAATCAAGTATGACAGTGAAATACTTTGCATGTTTAATTTTTGCAACAATTGAACTTCTTACTTCAGCCGCCAACATCTGTATCAATTCATTTTGGATTTTGGGTCCAAGATAAGTGTAATGAATTTGTCTTTCTTGAACACGCCGAAGGTGCTCCTCCATTATTGGATCAAATTCAACAATCATTTCAATTAGCTGCAAAAAGATTCCATTATTCTCAACATAAAGCTTCTCATTATCTCCCCGAAGTGGCAAGTTATTCTTCGCAATTCTTTGCACAACTGCAATTATTCTCTTCAATACTTGTTTCCAATGTTCTCTCTCCTTGTTAATTGCTACTTGTATATTTTCATCAATTGTCTTTTTCTTTCGAAGTCTTCTTTCTAATTCAATCCAACTAGTCATGCAATCAATATGATCTTTACTAGTTTCATGAAGACTGAGACATCGACTGATATTCTTCCAATCTTTGTATCCTTCGTCAGCTAGATGACCAAGTTTCATTGTGGTTCTTTGAGTCTTGAATAACTTACAACAGAAACAAAAGATCCTGTCCATAGAAATAGAATACACTAGCCATATTCTGTCACTTTTCTCACCATTTGGCAATTGTCTCTTATATTGTGAT includes these proteins:
- the LOC122050819 gene encoding zinc finger MYM-type protein 1-like, whose amino-acid sequence is MPENNSDEDINQEIVFPLNVDDPGNWDKMQNIRDFLVERGPRKDDDILFPLDNTGRHFNPSQYKRQLPNGEKSDRIWLVYSISMDRIFCFCCKLFKTQRTTMKLGHLADEGYKDWKNISRCLSLHETSKDHIDCMTSWIELERRLRKKKTIDENIQVAINKEREHWKQVLKRIIAVVQRIAKNNLPLRGDNEKLYVENNGIFLQLIEMIVEFDPIMEEHLRRVQERQIHYTYLGPKIQNELIQMLAAEVRSSIVAKIKHAKYFTVILDCTPDASHEEQMSLVIRCVDDSENAIVVEEFWIGFLKVNETSGLGLFTELKNILNNLELDIDNIRGQGYDNGSNMKGKHKGVQSRLLEINPRAFYTPCGCHSLNLTLCDMVKCCPKAMSFFSVIQRIYSLFSSSTKRWQIFKDHVQGLTVKPLSQTRWESHVDSVKPIKDQTSKIRDALIDLANISDDSKIKSEAEGLASFELENFEFVFGMVIWYKLLYEINIVSKFLQAENMDIDIAIRQLKGLISSLQEFRESGFDQALIEAEHIASEMGIEPIFREKRIIRRKRQFDEINSEEVTQSPKESFRVNYFLFIIDQALSSLQTRFEQFQKYEETFGFLFSLERLKYINDDSLLHSCVNLQESLTHDGHSDVDGSDLYLELKLLRHSLPRESKRAIDVLNYLKKMDSCYPNVYIAYRILLTIQVTVASAERSFSKLKLIKTYLRSTMSQERLNGLTMLSIEKKVVEKVDYANLINTFASKTARRAIFK